One genomic window of Deinococcus reticulitermitis includes the following:
- a CDS encoding C39 family peptidase → MLRRALSLLTLLTLGWSWSAATPVKTYIPGIRHEYQRFNNCGPVTVTMALSRWGSALNQYDSAPRLKNGPGDANVSPHELADYARAQGMSVHQGVAGNRFLLKRLLAAGLPVIVETWFLTADSGGMGHYRLLTGYDDAAGHFSALDSYLGPLKLPYDRFDELWRAYNRTYLVVVTPEKRPVLEQALLFHARPDVTKRAALRHALSDTERRGDAWAWWNLGHAKLALGDARGAARAFDAAYAAKPDLSQDPTRPARVSGGVPWRAGWYSFGPLEAYTRTGRFADVLRLTGEILRDVPAHEEALYWRGRALAGLGRAAEAQAAYRAALGLRPGYAAARQALGE, encoded by the coding sequence ATGCTGCGCCGTGCCCTCTCCCTTCTGACTCTGCTCACTCTCGGGTGGTCCTGGAGCGCGGCGACGCCGGTCAAGACGTATATTCCCGGCATCCGCCACGAGTACCAGCGCTTCAACAACTGCGGCCCGGTCACGGTCACGATGGCCCTGAGCCGCTGGGGCAGCGCGCTCAATCAGTACGACAGTGCGCCTAGGCTCAAGAACGGCCCCGGCGACGCCAACGTCTCGCCGCACGAACTCGCCGACTACGCCCGCGCGCAGGGCATGTCCGTGCATCAGGGGGTGGCCGGCAACCGCTTCCTGCTCAAGCGTCTGCTCGCCGCCGGCCTGCCAGTCATTGTCGAGACGTGGTTCCTCACGGCAGACAGCGGCGGCATGGGCCATTACCGCCTGCTGACCGGCTACGACGACGCGGCGGGGCACTTCAGCGCCCTCGACTCCTACCTCGGGCCGCTGAAGCTGCCCTATGACCGCTTCGACGAGCTGTGGCGGGCGTATAACCGGACCTACCTCGTCGTCGTGACGCCGGAAAAGCGGCCCGTGCTGGAGCAGGCGCTCCTCTTCCACGCTCGCCCCGACGTGACCAAGCGGGCGGCACTCCGGCACGCCCTCAGCGACACCGAGCGGCGCGGCGACGCCTGGGCGTGGTGGAACCTCGGGCACGCCAAGCTCGCCCTCGGAGACGCGCGGGGCGCGGCGCGGGCTTTCGACGCGGCTTACGCAGCCAAACCCGATCTCTCCCAGGACCCCACCCGCCCGGCGCGCGTCTCGGGCGGCGTGCCGTGGCGGGCGGGGTGGTATTCGTTTGGGCCGCTGGAAGCGTACACCCGCACCGGGCGCTTCGCCGACGTGCTGCGGCTGACCGGCGAAATCCTGCGCGACGTGCCCGCCCACGAGGAAGCCCTGTACTGGCGGGGCCGGGCGCTCGCGGGCCTCGGGCGCGCGGCGGAGGCGCAGGCGGCTTACCGCGCGGCGCTGGGGCTGCGCCCCGGCTACGCGGCGGCCCGTCAGGCGCTCGGGGAATAG
- a CDS encoding alpha-ketoacid dehydrogenase subunit beta, producing MTAVPAQATKTMTMVAAINDALGLALAADPDVHIFGEDVGVMGGVFRATDGLQAKYGAERVFDTPLAEAAIVGMGIGMGLAGLKPVAEIQFAGFLYPALDQILSHLGRYRHRTRSRYHLPMVIRAPYGGGVHTPEQHADSPEAILAHTPGVKVVIPSTPQDAKGLLLAAIADPDPVFFFESIKMYRSLKEEVPTGHYTLPIGQARVVSEGDDVTVICYGGMVEVVQKAAEAARQAGIGVEVIDLRTLVPLDLDTVLASVEKTGRVVVVTEAPRTAGFHSEISANIAEEAIEFLRAPIVRVTGFDAPYPPFTAIEDVYRPNPLRVAKAIRKVMAY from the coding sequence ATGACCGCCGTGCCTGCCCAGGCGACCAAGACCATGACGATGGTGGCCGCCATCAACGACGCGCTGGGGCTCGCGCTCGCCGCCGACCCTGACGTGCACATCTTCGGCGAGGATGTCGGCGTGATGGGAGGGGTCTTCCGCGCGACCGACGGCCTTCAGGCGAAATACGGCGCCGAGCGCGTCTTCGACACCCCGCTCGCCGAGGCCGCGATTGTGGGCATGGGTATCGGGATGGGGCTTGCGGGCCTCAAGCCCGTGGCCGAGATCCAGTTCGCGGGCTTCCTGTATCCGGCGCTCGACCAGATTCTCTCGCACCTGGGGCGCTACCGCCACCGCACCCGCAGCCGCTACCACCTGCCGATGGTGATTCGCGCGCCCTACGGCGGCGGCGTCCACACCCCCGAGCAGCACGCCGACTCGCCCGAGGCGATCCTCGCGCACACCCCCGGCGTCAAGGTCGTGATTCCGAGCACCCCGCAGGACGCCAAGGGCCTACTGCTCGCGGCGATTGCCGACCCCGACCCAGTCTTTTTCTTCGAGTCGATCAAGATGTACCGCTCGCTCAAGGAGGAGGTGCCGACCGGCCACTACACCCTACCGATCGGCCAGGCGCGCGTGGTTTCGGAGGGCGACGACGTGACCGTGATCTGCTACGGCGGCATGGTGGAAGTCGTGCAGAAAGCCGCCGAGGCCGCGCGACAGGCGGGCATCGGGGTGGAGGTGATCGACCTGCGCACCCTGGTGCCGCTCGACCTCGACACCGTGCTCGCGAGCGTCGAGAAGACGGGCCGCGTCGTTGTCGTGACCGAGGCGCCGCGCACCGCCGGTTTTCACTCCGAGATCTCGGCCAACATTGCCGAGGAAGCCATCGAGTTCCTGCGCGCGCCCATCGTGCGGGTGACCGGCTTCGACGCGCCGTATCCGCCCTTCACCGCCATCGAGGACGTGTACCGCCCCAACCCGCTGCGGGTGGCGAAGGCGATCAGAAAAGTCATGGCGTACTGA
- the pdhA gene encoding pyruvate dehydrogenase (acetyl-transferring) E1 component subunit alpha, translated as MTQSDLPRPDERGPEAAETALAFESAAVAYDRAAERGDMLQILAPDARVLRPELLPAPDIQLHLYRQMRRARHFDERGWVLYRQGRLGVFPPFGGMEASQCGTAAALTKDDWLFPTYRDTGAALTLGLPIARTLAYWRTSPHGWHMPENLKVLPFYIPIATQYPQAVGAALAEKLRGTKNVAMAFIGDGGSSEGDFHEALNFAGALNAPCVFVLQNNGWAISVPTRSQTRAENLSLRALGYGLPGVRVDGNDALATWHVTNEAVERARRGEGPTLIETVTYRVKPHTVADDPSRYRTEADTAGWSERDPVVRLQTHLLREGLLTEESDAALQAEIAAEFEAALQEADGYPDPTPAEILDHVFAEPTPQLRRQRAELLEEA; from the coding sequence ATGACCCAGTCTGACCTGCCCCGCCCCGACGAACGCGGCCCCGAAGCTGCCGAAACGGCGCTGGCGTTCGAGTCCGCCGCCGTCGCTTACGACCGCGCCGCCGAGCGCGGCGACATGCTCCAGATTCTCGCGCCCGACGCCCGCGTGCTGCGCCCCGAGCTGCTGCCCGCACCCGACATTCAGCTGCACCTCTACCGCCAGATGCGCCGCGCCCGGCACTTCGACGAGCGCGGCTGGGTGCTCTACCGCCAGGGCCGCCTCGGGGTGTTTCCGCCCTTCGGCGGCATGGAAGCCTCGCAGTGCGGAACCGCCGCCGCGCTGACGAAGGACGACTGGCTCTTTCCCACCTACCGCGACACCGGGGCGGCGCTCACGCTCGGGCTGCCGATCGCGCGCACCTTGGCGTACTGGCGCACCTCGCCGCACGGCTGGCACATGCCCGAAAACCTCAAGGTGCTGCCTTTTTATATCCCGATCGCCACCCAGTACCCGCAGGCGGTAGGCGCCGCCCTCGCGGAAAAACTGCGGGGGACAAAGAACGTGGCGATGGCCTTTATCGGCGACGGCGGCTCCTCGGAGGGCGACTTCCACGAGGCGCTGAACTTCGCCGGAGCGCTGAACGCCCCCTGTGTGTTCGTGCTGCAAAACAACGGCTGGGCGATCAGCGTGCCGACCCGCAGCCAGACCCGCGCCGAGAACCTCAGCCTGCGCGCGCTGGGCTACGGCCTTCCCGGCGTGCGGGTGGACGGTAACGACGCCCTCGCCACCTGGCATGTCACCAACGAGGCCGTCGAGCGGGCGCGGCGCGGCGAGGGACCCACCCTGATCGAGACCGTGACCTACCGCGTCAAGCCCCACACCGTCGCCGACGACCCCAGCCGCTACCGGACCGAGGCCGACACCGCCGGCTGGAGCGAGCGCGACCCGGTGGTGCGCCTCCAGACCCACCTGTTGCGGGAGGGGCTTCTCACGGAAGAGAGCGACGCCGCGCTGCAAGCCGAGATCGCCGCCGAGTTCGAGGCCGCCTTGCAGGAGGCCGACGGTTACCCCGACCCCACCCCCGCCGAGATTCTCGACCACGTGTTCGCCGAGCCGACCCCGCAACTGCGCCGGCAACGCGCCGAACTGCTGGAGGAAGCATGA
- the pckA gene encoding phosphoenolpyruvate carboxykinase (ATP) has protein sequence MTATPSNAAQAIADLGLQPATLHLNPGVDDLYAHAIRLGEGVQAATGPLTVRTNKTGRSPKDRFIVEDEQTKENVWWEGFNVPIGADVFDRLLAKMVRHAEGGELFVQQVFAGTDPEHRIPVRMITEMAYHSLFIRNMFVRPTAEELQHFQPEWTVLNLPSFKADPAVDGTRSDTFILVNFGRKMIIAGGTQYAGENKKGIFGVLNYLLPEKGVMPMHCSANVGEDGDVALFFGLSGTGKTTLSADPSRKLIGDDEHGWTDNGVFNFEGGCYAKVINLNPEAEPAIYQTTRNYGTVLENVVLDEQGVPDLNDGSLTENTRSAYPIDQIPNIQPGSVGGIPKNVVFLTADAFGVLPPLARLSPEQMMYQFISGFTAKIPGTEEGVVDPTPTFSTCFGAPFMPRHPGEYARLLAQKVQESGAKVWLVNTGWTGGKYGEGHRMSIGHTRALINAALSGQLDDVKFVRDPFFNLEIPTEVPGVPQEVLNPRDAWQDKAAYDETAKKLARMFRENFKRFESGVDQAVTDSMPDPDKN, from the coding sequence ATGACTGCTACCCCGTCCAACGCTGCCCAGGCCATCGCTGACCTGGGGCTTCAACCGGCCACCCTCCACCTCAACCCCGGCGTGGACGACCTCTACGCCCACGCCATCCGCCTCGGCGAAGGCGTGCAGGCCGCCACCGGCCCCCTCACCGTCCGCACCAACAAGACCGGCCGCAGCCCCAAAGACCGCTTCATCGTCGAGGACGAGCAGACGAAGGAAAACGTGTGGTGGGAAGGCTTCAATGTCCCCATCGGCGCCGACGTCTTCGATCGCCTGCTCGCCAAGATGGTGCGGCACGCCGAGGGCGGGGAGCTGTTCGTGCAGCAGGTCTTCGCCGGCACCGACCCTGAGCACCGCATCCCGGTGCGGATGATCACCGAGATGGCCTACCACTCGCTCTTTATCCGCAACATGTTCGTGCGCCCGACCGCCGAGGAGCTCCAGCACTTCCAGCCCGAGTGGACGGTCTTGAACCTCCCCAGCTTCAAGGCCGATCCCGCCGTGGACGGCACCCGCAGCGACACCTTCATCCTCGTCAACTTCGGCAGGAAGATGATCATCGCGGGCGGCACCCAGTACGCGGGCGAGAACAAGAAGGGCATCTTCGGCGTGCTGAACTACCTCCTGCCCGAAAAGGGCGTCATGCCGATGCACTGCTCGGCCAACGTGGGTGAGGACGGTGACGTGGCGCTGTTCTTCGGCCTCTCGGGGACCGGCAAGACCACCCTCTCCGCCGATCCCAGCCGCAAGCTGATCGGCGACGACGAGCACGGCTGGACCGACAATGGCGTCTTCAACTTCGAGGGCGGCTGCTACGCCAAGGTGATCAACCTCAACCCCGAAGCCGAGCCCGCGATCTACCAGACCACCCGCAACTACGGCACGGTCCTCGAAAATGTGGTGCTCGACGAGCAGGGCGTCCCCGACCTGAACGACGGCTCGCTGACCGAGAACACCCGCAGCGCCTACCCCATCGACCAGATTCCGAACATCCAGCCCGGCTCGGTGGGCGGCATCCCGAAAAACGTGGTGTTCCTGACCGCCGACGCGTTCGGCGTGCTGCCGCCGCTCGCCCGGCTCTCGCCCGAGCAGATGATGTACCAGTTCATCTCGGGCTTCACCGCCAAGATTCCGGGCACGGAAGAGGGCGTGGTGGACCCCACCCCCACCTTCTCGACCTGCTTCGGAGCGCCCTTCATGCCGCGTCACCCCGGCGAGTACGCGCGGCTGCTCGCGCAGAAGGTGCAGGAGAGCGGCGCGAAGGTCTGGCTCGTCAACACCGGCTGGACCGGCGGCAAATACGGCGAGGGCCACCGCATGAGCATCGGGCACACCCGCGCCCTGATCAATGCGGCGCTGAGCGGACAGCTCGACGACGTGAAGTTCGTCCGCGACCCCTTCTTCAACCTCGAAATTCCCACCGAGGTTCCCGGCGTGCCGCAGGAGGTGCTCAACCCCCGCGACGCCTGGCAGGACAAGGCCGCCTACGACGAGACCGCGAAGAAACTCGCCCGGATGTTCCGCGAGAACTTCAAGCGCTTCGAGAGCGGCGTGGACCAGGCCGTGACCGATTCGATGCCGGACCCCGACAAGAACTGA
- the prfA gene encoding peptide chain release factor 1, protein MSGRLHELVSEFGLVERSLGDPGALADPREYARLTRRHRELLPLATLMREREELERDLAGARELLGDPDMRELAQGEVLALEARLSELGAELEVLLLPSDPDDARDVILELRAGAGGAEAGLFVMDLLRMYERYAAGLHLKLSVLDAAESDLGGASKVVAEVTGDFAFRALKWERGVHRVQRVPATESQGRIHTSTATVAVLPEAEPGEVGLDLADVRIDVFRSQGAGGQGVNTTDSAVRAVYRAGTPDEITVVCQDGRSQIKNREKALQVLAARLAERERAGREARERQERAAQVGSGDRSEKIRTYNYPQNRVTDHRLEGDDKNHPLDSVIAGGLTPIVAALARAQREEQLLALAHEDARDGTGSRDGAA, encoded by the coding sequence GTGAGTGGGCGCCTCCACGAGCTCGTCAGCGAATTCGGGCTGGTCGAGCGGTCTCTGGGCGATCCTGGGGCGCTCGCCGACCCGCGCGAATACGCCCGGCTGACGCGGCGGCACCGCGAACTGCTGCCGCTGGCGACCCTGATGCGCGAGCGCGAGGAACTCGAGCGAGACCTCGCCGGTGCCCGCGAGTTGCTGGGAGACCCTGATATGCGTGAGCTCGCGCAGGGCGAGGTGCTTGCCCTCGAAGCGCGGCTGTCGGAACTCGGCGCCGAACTCGAAGTGCTGCTGCTCCCGAGCGACCCCGACGACGCCAGGGACGTGATCCTCGAACTGCGCGCCGGGGCGGGCGGCGCCGAGGCGGGGCTGTTCGTGATGGATCTGCTGCGGATGTACGAGCGCTACGCCGCGGGCCTGCACCTGAAACTCAGCGTGCTCGACGCGGCGGAGAGCGACCTCGGCGGCGCGAGCAAGGTGGTGGCCGAGGTCACGGGCGACTTCGCCTTCCGGGCGCTGAAGTGGGAACGCGGCGTGCACCGCGTGCAGCGCGTGCCGGCCACCGAGTCGCAGGGGCGCATCCACACCTCGACCGCGACGGTGGCGGTGCTGCCCGAGGCCGAGCCAGGAGAAGTTGGCCTCGATCTCGCGGACGTCCGCATCGACGTGTTCCGCTCGCAGGGCGCGGGGGGGCAGGGGGTGAACACCACCGACTCGGCGGTGCGCGCGGTCTACCGGGCCGGCACCCCCGACGAGATCACGGTGGTCTGCCAGGACGGCAGAAGCCAGATCAAGAACCGCGAGAAGGCCCTCCAGGTTCTCGCCGCTCGCCTCGCCGAGCGCGAGCGCGCGGGCCGTGAGGCGAGGGAGCGCCAGGAACGCGCCGCGCAGGTCGGCAGCGGCGACCGCAGCGAGAAGATCCGGACCTACAACTACCCCCAGAACCGCGTGACCGACCACCGGCTGGAGGGCGACGACAAGAACCACCCGCTCGATTCGGTAATCGCCGGGGGCCTCACCCCGATCGTCGCGGCGCTCGCGCGGGCTCAGCGGGAAGAGCAGTTGCTCGCACTCGCCCACGAGGACGCGCGGGACGGAACCGGGAGCCGCGATGGCGCGGCGTGA
- a CDS encoding NUDIX hydrolase: MARRDLLVAAGILRDKFGRVLLVGNDWQGQGRVRHTLPGGVVEHGETLPEALYREIYEETGLKLTGIKHMAYTVHIEDERRGERAIAVAFEATWEGLLNPADPDGFIVEARFCTAEEALGRLESPPMREPLADYLSTGEPGRFYAFKGWDGRGGLRIPALRNAAK; encoded by the coding sequence ATGGCGCGGCGTGACCTCTTGGTCGCCGCCGGCATCCTGCGCGACAAGTTCGGGCGGGTGCTCCTCGTCGGCAACGACTGGCAGGGGCAGGGGCGGGTGCGCCACACCCTGCCGGGCGGCGTGGTCGAGCACGGCGAGACGCTCCCTGAAGCCCTCTACCGCGAAATCTACGAGGAAACCGGCCTCAAGCTCACTGGCATCAAGCACATGGCCTACACGGTCCACATCGAGGACGAGCGCCGGGGCGAGCGCGCGATCGCCGTCGCCTTCGAGGCCACCTGGGAAGGACTGCTCAACCCCGCCGACCCGGACGGCTTCATCGTCGAGGCCCGCTTCTGCACGGCGGAAGAGGCGCTAGGACGCCTCGAATCCCCACCCATGCGCGAACCGCTCGCCGACTACCTCAGTACTGGTGAGCCGGGGCGTTTCTACGCCTTCAAGGGATGGGACGGACGCGGCGGGCTGCGGATTCCGGCGCTGCGGAACGCGGCCAAGTAG
- a CDS encoding alpha-amylase family glycosyl hydrolase — MTSGLSGELKWWQRGVIYQIYPRSFQDDSGDGVGDLRGVTRRLPYVAGLGVEAVWLSPIFTSPMRDFGYDVADYCAIDPLFGTLEDFDALVQEAHRLGLKVMLDYVPNHTSSDHAWFQEALGGKESPRRDWYVWRDPAPDGGPPNNWKSFFGGPAWTFDQASGQYYLHQFLPSQPDLNWRNREVRAAMMDVLRFWMRRGVDGFRVDVIWLLAEDERFLDEPVNPDWQPGHPEHASLLHPYTQDQPETHAYIREMRAVLDEFDDRMMVGEIYLPVEQLLPYAGTPGSPMVHLPFNFHLILLPWNAEQIGAFVDDYDAACRAAGSWPNWVLGNHDQHRFKTRVGAAQSRVAQTLLLTLRGTPTVYYGDEIGMENVPVPFEQMVDPAGLQQPDSPQAGRDPERTPMQWDGSANAGFCPADVTPWLPLAENFREVNVAAQEADPASDLNYFRALTRLRAEHPALVAGEYRRLDAGHADVFAYERGLGPERVVVVLNFGAETRTLPADLQGTTLLRSLGTSEDQTALQPNEARVVRLEA; from the coding sequence ATGACCTCTGGCCTCTCCGGTGAGCTGAAGTGGTGGCAACGCGGCGTGATCTACCAGATCTACCCCCGTTCGTTTCAGGACGACTCGGGCGACGGAGTAGGCGACCTGCGCGGCGTCACGCGGCGGCTGCCCTATGTCGCTGGCCTGGGCGTGGAGGCCGTGTGGCTCTCACCGATCTTCACCTCGCCCATGCGCGACTTCGGGTACGATGTGGCGGACTACTGCGCCATTGATCCCCTGTTCGGGACGCTGGAAGATTTTGACGCGCTGGTCCAGGAAGCGCACCGCCTGGGCCTGAAGGTGATGCTCGACTACGTGCCCAACCACACCTCTTCCGATCACGCCTGGTTTCAGGAGGCGCTCGGCGGGAAGGAGAGTCCCCGGCGCGACTGGTATGTGTGGCGTGACCCGGCGCCGGATGGAGGGCCGCCGAACAACTGGAAGTCGTTTTTCGGCGGCCCCGCCTGGACCTTCGATCAGGCGAGCGGGCAGTACTATCTGCACCAGTTTTTGCCGTCGCAGCCGGACCTCAACTGGCGCAACCGCGAGGTGCGCGCGGCGATGATGGACGTGCTGCGCTTCTGGATGCGCCGGGGCGTCGACGGCTTCCGGGTGGACGTGATCTGGCTGCTCGCCGAGGACGAGCGTTTTCTCGACGAGCCGGTCAACCCTGACTGGCAACCCGGTCATCCGGAACACGCCTCCTTGCTCCACCCCTACACGCAAGACCAGCCCGAGACGCACGCGTATATCCGCGAGATGCGCGCGGTGCTCGACGAGTTCGACGACCGGATGATGGTGGGCGAGATCTACCTCCCGGTGGAGCAGCTTCTTCCCTATGCCGGAACGCCCGGCTCGCCGATGGTGCACCTGCCGTTCAACTTCCACCTGATCCTGCTGCCCTGGAACGCCGAGCAGATCGGTGCGTTCGTGGACGACTACGACGCGGCGTGCCGCGCGGCGGGCTCGTGGCCGAACTGGGTGCTCGGCAACCACGACCAGCACCGCTTCAAGACCCGGGTGGGCGCGGCGCAGTCCCGGGTGGCCCAGACGCTGCTGCTTACGCTGCGCGGCACCCCGACCGTGTACTACGGCGACGAGATCGGGATGGAGAACGTTCCTGTGCCCTTTGAACAGATGGTGGACCCCGCCGGCCTTCAGCAGCCGGATTCCCCGCAGGCGGGCCGCGATCCCGAGCGCACGCCGATGCAGTGGGACGGCTCGGCCAACGCGGGCTTTTGCCCGGCGGACGTGACGCCCTGGCTGCCGCTCGCGGAGAACTTCCGTGAGGTCAACGTGGCCGCGCAGGAGGCGGACCCCGCGAGCGACCTGAACTATTTCCGCGCGCTGACCCGCCTGCGCGCCGAGCATCCCGCGCTCGTGGCCGGGGAGTACCGCCGCCTCGACGCCGGTCACGCCGACGTGTTCGCCTACGAGCGCGGGCTGGGGCCAGAGCGCGTTGTCGTCGTCCTGAACTTCGGTGCCGAGACGCGGACATTGCCGGCCGACCTGCAGGGAACGACACTGCTCAGAAGCCTGGGCACGTCCGAAGATCAGACCGCATTGCAGCCCAACGAGGCCCGGGTCGTTCGCCTGGAGGCCTGA
- the hpt gene encoding hypoxanthine phosphoribosyltransferase — protein sequence MSLTPGNGPVQISAEQIRARIVELAAKIRADYAGKEPHLICVLNGAFMFHTDLVRALDMPATIDFMQASSYGSAKQSSGEVRLVKDLSFPISDRHVIMVDDIVDTGITMNYLLHYLGGRGPASLRVAALLSKPSRRKVEVPVEYLGFTIPDAFVYGYGLDRDQMDRNMPFITSQAD from the coding sequence ATGAGCCTCACTCCTGGCAATGGCCCCGTGCAGATCAGTGCAGAGCAGATCCGGGCGCGGATCGTGGAACTCGCCGCCAAGATTCGCGCCGATTACGCCGGCAAAGAGCCGCACCTGATCTGCGTGCTCAACGGCGCATTCATGTTCCACACCGACCTCGTGCGGGCGCTCGATATGCCGGCCACCATCGACTTCATGCAGGCGAGCAGCTACGGCAGCGCCAAGCAGTCGAGCGGCGAGGTGCGGCTCGTCAAGGACCTCTCCTTCCCGATCAGCGACCGGCACGTGATCATGGTGGACGACATCGTCGACACCGGCATCACCATGAACTACCTCCTGCACTACCTCGGCGGACGCGGTCCGGCCAGCCTGCGGGTCGCGGCGCTGCTGAGCAAGCCGAGCCGACGCAAGGTGGAGGTGCCGGTGGAGTACCTGGGCTTTACCATTCCCGACGCCTTCGTCTACGGCTACGGCCTCGACCGCGACCAGATGGACCGCAACATGCCGTTCATCACCAGTCAGGCCGATTGA
- a CDS encoding amidase: MSFSDPQRAWAYRPAAPLRTTQEGPLTGLTFSVKDLYSVPGWPLRASTRAPVPDPGPSVLMGRLLDLGAAALGKTHLHEIALGITGLNGYGGTLHPFDPARVPGGSSSGAAVSVALGQVDFALGTDTGGSIRVPAAWCGVCGYKPTKDHPAWSTEGILPLSTTCDHAGPLARELSTLVRVQEALTGERVPARSWAGVRVGLWLPEGWTDATVAGAVRAFAAGLEARGASVQPVAFPDVMDAYSPIVLSEAARVHREALRQEDPGFLPFTLGALRQGAALSEGEVQAAHARRAEYRAQLAGLFGTCDVLLAPAVPTPPPLVGQEEVEIGEGTLPLRRAVLRLTTPFSLLGVPALALPTRTPYVGVQLAAPWGQDDALLGLGLNLNQTA; this comes from the coding sequence GTGTCTTTCTCCGATCCCCAGCGGGCCTGGGCGTACCGTCCCGCCGCGCCCCTCCGGACCACGCAGGAGGGGCCACTTACGGGCCTCACCTTCAGTGTCAAGGACCTCTACAGCGTTCCCGGCTGGCCGCTGCGGGCGAGCACCCGTGCGCCCGTCCCCGACCCGGGGCCAAGCGTGCTGATGGGGCGGCTGCTCGATCTGGGCGCGGCAGCCCTCGGCAAGACGCACCTGCACGAGATCGCGCTGGGGATCACCGGCCTGAATGGATATGGCGGCACGCTGCATCCCTTCGACCCCGCGCGGGTGCCGGGCGGGTCTTCGAGCGGGGCGGCGGTGAGCGTCGCGCTTGGACAGGTGGATTTTGCGCTCGGGACCGACACCGGCGGCTCGATCCGGGTGCCGGCGGCGTGGTGTGGGGTATGCGGCTACAAGCCGACGAAGGACCACCCGGCCTGGAGCACCGAAGGGATCCTGCCACTCTCGACCACCTGCGACCACGCCGGGCCGCTCGCCCGTGAGCTCTCTACCCTCGTGCGGGTGCAGGAGGCCCTGACGGGTGAAAGAGTTCCGGCGCGGAGCTGGGCCGGGGTGCGCGTCGGCCTCTGGCTGCCTGAGGGCTGGACCGACGCGACCGTCGCCGGCGCCGTGCGTGCCTTCGCCGCTGGTCTTGAGGCGCGCGGCGCCAGCGTGCAGCCCGTGGCTTTTCCCGATGTCATGGACGCTTACTCCCCCATCGTGCTGAGCGAGGCGGCGCGGGTTCACCGTGAGGCGCTGCGTCAGGAGGACCCCGGCTTCCTCCCCTTCACCCTCGGGGCGCTGCGGCAGGGGGCCGCCCTGAGCGAGGGCGAGGTACAGGCCGCGCACGCTCGCCGCGCGGAGTACCGGGCGCAGCTCGCCGGATTGTTCGGGACCTGCGACGTGCTTCTCGCGCCCGCCGTGCCGACACCGCCGCCGCTCGTCGGGCAGGAAGAAGTCGAAATCGGTGAGGGCACCCTGCCCTTGCGCCGGGCGGTGCTGCGGCTCACCACCCCCTTCAGCCTGCTCGGAGTGCCGGCGCTCGCGCTGCCGACCCGCACGCCTTACGTCGGGGTGCAACTCGCCGCGCCGTGGGGTCAGGACGACGCGCTGCTCGGTTTGGGCCTCAACCTGAACCAAACGGCCTGA
- a CDS encoding branched-chain amino acid aminotransferase: MTTPDTRPTEAKRLADIDWNNLGFSYIKTDLRYLSYWKDGEWDEGRLTGDNRLHIAEGSTALHYGQQCFEGLKAYRCADGSINLFRPDQNAARMQASCRRLLMPELPTDRFIDACVQVVRANEHFIPPYGTGGSLYLRPFLIGVGDNIGVRTAPEFLFSVFCTPVGPYFKGGLTPSNFITSLYDRAAPNGTGAAKVGGNYAASLLPNYEAKKRDFADVIYLDPATHTKIEEVGAANFFAITKDGRRFVTPQSPSILPSITKYSLLWIAKHRLGLEVEEGDVRLDRLGEFAEAGACGTAAVITPIGGIQHGETFHVFYSETEPGPVTRRLYDELTGIQFGDREAPEGWIVKV, from the coding sequence ATGACCACGCCGGACACCCGCCCCACCGAGGCCAAGCGACTCGCCGACATCGACTGGAACAACCTGGGCTTCTCGTACATCAAGACCGATCTGCGCTATCTGTCCTACTGGAAAGACGGTGAGTGGGATGAGGGCCGGCTCACGGGGGACAACCGGCTGCACATCGCCGAAGGCAGCACGGCGCTGCACTACGGCCAGCAGTGCTTCGAGGGCCTCAAGGCGTACCGCTGCGCCGACGGCAGCATCAACCTCTTTCGCCCGGACCAGAACGCGGCGCGGATGCAGGCGAGCTGCCGGCGGCTGCTGATGCCCGAACTGCCGACCGACCGGTTCATTGACGCCTGCGTGCAGGTGGTGCGGGCCAACGAGCATTTCATTCCGCCCTACGGTACGGGAGGGAGCCTCTACCTGCGCCCCTTCCTGATCGGGGTGGGCGACAACATCGGCGTGCGCACCGCCCCCGAGTTCCTGTTCAGCGTGTTCTGCACGCCAGTTGGTCCGTACTTCAAAGGCGGGCTGACGCCCAGCAACTTCATCACCTCGCTGTATGACCGCGCCGCGCCCAACGGCACCGGGGCAGCCAAGGTGGGCGGCAACTACGCGGCGAGCCTGCTGCCCAACTACGAGGCGAAGAAGCGCGACTTCGCCGACGTGATCTACCTCGACCCCGCCACCCACACCAAGATCGAGGAGGTGGGGGCCGCCAACTTCTTTGCGATCACCAAGGATGGCCGGCGCTTCGTGACGCCCCAGTCGCCTTCTATCCTGCCGAGCATCACCAAGTACAGCCTGCTGTGGATCGCAAAGCACCGCCTGGGCCTGGAGGTGGAGGAAGGCGACGTGCGGCTCGACCGGCTCGGTGAGTTCGCTGAAGCCGGCGCGTGCGGCACCGCCGCCGTCATTACGCCTATCGGCGGCATTCAGCACGGCGAGACCTTCCACGTCTTCTACTCCGAAACCGAGCCGGGGCCGGTCACCCGCCGCCTGTACGACGAGCTCACCGGCATCCAGTTCGGGGACCGCGAGGCGCCGGAGGGGTGGATCGTCAAGGTCTGA